One part of the Gammaproteobacteria bacterium genome encodes these proteins:
- a CDS encoding metalloregulator ArsR/SmtB family transcription factor, translated as MSNYLTSLLNGDAATLAEAFKALSNPHRLRIFQQLLGCCTPGTVCSPEQAARHCVGDLGNGLDIAASTLSHHIKELSRAGLIQMERRGQHVDCWVEAETVQALSQFFQPGAPPVADKSDK; from the coding sequence ATGTCGAATTATCTAACGAGCCTCCTAAATGGGGACGCCGCCACCCTGGCCGAGGCCTTCAAGGCCCTGTCCAACCCGCATCGGCTGAGGATATTCCAGCAGCTGCTGGGCTGCTGCACGCCGGGCACGGTCTGCTCCCCCGAACAGGCCGCCCGCCATTGCGTGGGCGATCTGGGTAACGGACTGGACATTGCGGCGTCTACCCTTTCGCACCACATCAAGGAACTGAGCCGGGCCGGGCTGATCCAGATGGAGCGTCGCGGCCAGCACGTGGATTGCTGGGTCGAGGCCGAAACGGTGCAGGCCCTGAGTCAGTTTTTCCAGCCGGGCGCGCCGCCCGTGGCGGATAAATCGGACAAATGA